Genomic DNA from Prunus persica cultivar Lovell chromosome G1, Prunus_persica_NCBIv2, whole genome shotgun sequence:
aaattaaattactcCAATTATATTTGGAGTATTTATGTAcgtaaaaaagtttttttttaactcaTATTAAGTTAAGACGTCCTCAGTTAGTAATGATATGCATGTGGCATTAAAAGTGATCGCAACCAAAGCCATGTGTACAAGTGCGTGCTTATTGTACAAATGTTTACAACAAGTGATCACAACACAACCAGCAACTCCTGTAGATGCGAACATTTTGTTTATCCATggaaaaatgcaataaaatgatatatattatttataaattacaaaaatataaatttgcaGCTCCAAAATTCATCCTCACCTAtgtctttaataaataataaataaaaatccagAATTAGAGACGTGCTagtatgaatttttctttttaacttgTACCTTGTCCTTCAACTCGGGCTAAagcttctctctttctttatttttctcttcctaATTAGGATATTAACCGAttaaaatcattttaaaattaagtaaCTCTCCCTCACCTTTGACCTGATTTTATGATATTATGCATGTACATAATTTAATCAagataaatatgaaaaataattgcGTTAATTAGGTACGTTGTGAGTTTCCCTAGGTTATATGGCAAAGTCTTCTACCGACCTGAGAAAGCTGCAGGAGTGGTGGGGGGAAGTAGTGTGGCCCTGTGGATCTCAAGACGATTGAGTCAAGAGATGAGTTGCATTGATGGAGAGGATGGTCTGCATGTGCCCCGCAGACGACACTCATAAATTAACTggatatttctctctctctctctctctctctctctctctctctctctctctctctctagttgCGTGCATTGCACTCGGATCCACAACTTAACATGTACGTATGGTGTATCTTACATGGTTTTCACATCAAAACCTAATGCACCATAAAACTCTTTCAAGCAACGCGTTATTGTTTTGATAGGGATATGCGGTTGAAATTCACAGTCAGACTACGGTAGTATGAAAATGTGAGAAATGCCTCATattggaaaattgaaaaatctaTATCAATGGCTTAAAATGAGTTTGACGGATCTCATTGCCAATTGATTCTAGCGTAAAATCTTAACTTTCTTTATGGTATCATGTCAGGTTTTTTCACATATTAGACTTGAAATATCTTCACACGTGTAAAGTTGTGtgagaatataaaaaaaatgtcatacattgaaaagttgagaaacttaataaaattttataaggaGTTATAGATATTCTACTTGTGTCACCTTCACGAATTTGttttcttactttttctttgcaaTATTTTACTAATAACATTACTACTAAGGCTATGTTTCATTGCATATGGGAAGcgaaaagttgtttttaacATGTACTGCGATTTAGAATATGTATGAAACTCCATGCCCATGTCAAAGTAATGCTTGAAATAACTAATATATATACTCTAGAGAATTCAATCATAGTCAAGGATTAGGTTAAAAATCTAGCACGTGATGAGCTTttacaactttttttaaaatttgtttcttgcttttcttttccttttgaattatattgaaaaaagaaaaaaaattgtgtgtACGAACATACCCACGAGATGAGAGAAGCCAGAATACAAGGGTTATGGTGTCTATGAAAAGGACTCCATGATTGCAGAAATATTGCAAGTTATATATAGGTCGATCAGAAATGTACAAAGAAATTTCATTGTCTGTACTGTACACCAGGACGGGACATATCCAAAACAGCAGCCGGTACTGGATGACGAATAAAACCAGCGAAAAAGACAAAAGTGATATTTGGAAAAGCAATTTTGCATTAATCTTCAAggctctttctttctttgcctCAACAAACAAGCCCTCCTTTGTTCTCGTGAGTCTCTCACCCCTCCTCCTGTCTTTCTTCACTTTGTATGATACAGTAGCCGACGAGGGGCCCTCTCATGTGACATTTTTCCATGTGTAGACAAGAATACATTAgctggaaagaagaagaaaattaattttccaaaaaagGAGACATCTCACGCTCCTTTCATGCATTTTCCATTTTAGATTTTTAGGGGTAGAAGTATATGTACGCAACCTGAGGTTTACCGCTgcatgaggaaaaaaaaaaaacgaaaacaaagttttagttagagatatttttctttttaataaatgacATACAAATTTACGTATAGATGTACAATTTATGTCACATTCATTCcgtattatatataattcttAAAccgtattatatatatatatatatatgtgtgtatggACAATATTAGTTTCCGAAActatgtgtatatgtatatcaaCCATTCTTAAATCCTCATCTCCTATAAGATTATCgtttatactaaaaaaaaagtctgTTTATATATGATGAGTCCCTATCTAGCACTGATAAAAAAATGTCATGATCTAAAATACATCGTAGTAGGCATCATttttatgggattttttttttttttttgagtgaactAACTTTAGAAGCAAGATTCTTCCTCaacattaataatttaatacgTGTGGTTAACCGATTGATCGAGGAAAATTACATTACGTCTCATACATTaattgaaaacacaagaaTTTCTTAACCAGTTTGATTACGTTGCTTAATCGAATgcataaaaataatttggtaATTAAGTCGATGtcaaagtaaataaaaaccaaagatAACTTGCAAAATGCCCATAAAAACTTTGGAAATATTCACTTAAAAAGATGTAATAAAAAATCTAAACGACATGATTAAAGATAACACGTGATTAGAAAACACTTTGTAGTGTCTAGTGTTTGCGTTGCTTCCTCTTTTCGTTattcctttttgttgttgcggaGGTGGGTTGAGTTCTTTTTCAAAACGACCAACTTTCGACGTGGCTCCAAGGTAAGGCATCACATCTGATTACCAGGCTACGTGTCGTGTGGAGACTGGTCAAGAAAAATCCATGATTTTGAatgtattgtttaattttgaaGAAAGCACCAACTTTGGTTCGAgttcaataattaaaaataaaaatggaataATTGTACAATACGTGGCAGAAGATCCTTGCATGAAGAATTGAAGAGCAAGTGAGTCCCTTATTCCCCCCTGCACAATTTTGCTTGCCTTATTTTGAAGAAGCATTTGACACCAAGAAAAGAACCATGGCCACAGGATCTAAtacatttgattttgatttgaataataaacaacaacaataatgaGCACATGTGATGGTGTGAAGATCGATCGCCAATCTAGGCActgattttatttatctttttataattttataaacattaATATTAATCACAGACATCCGAgtttaatttctctttttatatattaaaataatttagaatatttatttaaaaagaaaattactatTAATCTCGTGCTGACGCAAGTGCCATTAGACTTGTTTTTTAGTTCTaagtttatttcttatttatagtGAATTTCTGTAGACTCTTGtttaacattttatttttattttttgtaatatattagtattttatatatttgtttgtcCTTTATGATGaagtggtttgtgtttgtttttcatatttttcttcttcttaaatttgagttatttaaaaaattaaattaacacctttaaaaatatatatataaatattttgtttgtcCTAAAGTAAcacttatttatttagcatCGGCAGGATATCATACTTTAAGAGTTCTTAGTGTGAATGATTAAAATAGGCTTATCAGCAGTGGCAGGACATCAGAAGCTGTTTAGCATATTCGTATGAAAAACTAGAGGACAAAATTATGCACTTGTGTCATTTGTTCAACCTACGAATATGCACATTTGGATTGATGATTAGTATCATTTACACTACATAATTAGCAGAACTGACCAAAAAAAACTCGATATATAAGTCAGTCCCTAATAAGCAATTCAACAAGACTTTGAAAAGTCGTAGTCCCACAAGTCACGTACTGCACACGACAAGTTTGGAGTGGCCAATTCCACAGCATCATGACCAATGAAAACGAAAACATCAACCCAAGAAgtgataattaaattaaggaGTATACAAGCTTCTAAAATATTTGATTTGCGTACGTATGAGGTACACAGTACATTGTATTCTTGCACACGTATATGTGTCGGTGTGTGTACTTTTCAACCGTTGATTGATATGAATTCCGTGTcgataaaaagttaaaaaaatcagCAAAAGTTTAATTGAAAAACTTGATTTGAAAGTTGGGAGTTAAAAACAACTCTTTAAATACGAATTATAACAGAATAAGTTTATCATCATAACACAAATCATCTATATTATGAAATTTGGTGCCAAATTTTCTAAATTGACTAAAAAGAAGCCCAAAAAGAAATTGTCACAATCCGTATCCATTTACGCTTTAACAATAACGACACGATACCTATGGAAGTGATCTTTGTATCCATCCAATACCTACGACTGGTCTTCAACTTTCGCCCtcttatttttccaaattcaaaaaccaaagggaattaaaaaatttagaagtcTATTATGATAGGACACACGGCTTTGGATCAGGACAGAGACGCATAGCAAGTTAACAAGTCAAGTGTACGCGAGGTAGGAGTTGTTGGCTTAGAACTCAGAAGTGGCAAACAGATCCATTAAAAAAGCTTATGAttacaaaccaaaaccaatgTTTTTTGTGCCAAAATCTTTTCGGTTTTCTTCCGAATCATAATTAGTGGTCTTTTTGAATGGTATAACTGTTGAAGAACTCATAAATTCAAAGTCACCTACCACTATCACTCAATACaaggagaaaaacaaaaagggatTCATTGCCAGATAGAGCATATATATCTGTGGGGCTTGGTTCTTTTTCATGAAAGCTCGACATCCACTTTCTACGGGGTTGGCTGGCTGTATGCCTTGTGGATTCAATTGAAAGATCAACAAACGCACTGCACTAAACCTAATTTCCGCAAGCGACAGCCAAAGCTAGTTAGTTATGAATTGACATAAATTGATCAATTTATGTAGCAGCTACTACTAATAATGGGCATATAATTGGGCTAATTTATAGTTGTAAATTACAGAAGAATATCTATGATAATTAGTGTTGATCTTGTGTCGATTTAGCGTTTATGAGTTAAGTGTTTGGGATTTAGagtatttaataattttaaaaaaaaattaaaggacgTAAATATAAACACAATATTAACACTGAAAAAATAAGTACAAATGACCTGATAAAAAACTACTAGGGCAACTCTCCCTCTCTACCTGAtaacataattttttcatcccaaaaaaatttacaaaaatctGTTTACTAAGTTCATCTATCatattattctcaaaccctacgccacctttttttcttttggattaAACTTTGTAGTAACTAGAGAGATAGGGAGTTGGTGGATATTGCCATGGGCAATGGACAGTGCCTTGTATGGCGGGCTTGGCACCCACAGTGATCTTTAGATTTTGTCCTTTCATGTTGTCCTTGAGAGTGATTTAACCTAAATtcaatttgtaataaaaaataatttgtctctctccttctctgattTGTAGCAAGAGAAATTATTAAAAGAGTGAGATAAGCCATTTTTATGTTGTGATGTGATTGGAAGAGAATCTAGTTATACCATGTATCTCATAATATCCACATAAAACAATGGATGattgttaaaattttaaataaaaagatattctAGAAATCATTGTGAGCATGACTCTGTTTATAGTTCTATGTGTCCATCAGGCTTAGTGGGCTGTCCCAAAGCATGAAATTATAGTTTGGGGGACTTCCAAATGCACTCAGTagccaacttttttttttaattctatatGTGTTAGTAAGGAcatgagaaataaaaaatcagaataattataatattcatTTAAATTAGGTCAATATAAAAGGGATTTATAGTTAAAGTAGTTAAAAGCAGTTATTTTTGCACTCGAGGTATTGTATTTAAATCTCCCCTCTATTTAAAACCACcaattggaaaattaaaccAGGTCTCTCCATGACGAACTCTGAAATGTCTTGGTGGAAGCTGTGTGATAAATGCCCTCTACTTGAAAGTGTTTCCGGTCCCAAATTGATTGAGAGATTGTTCACTGGCCCTCCcatttaattttcaatctcttgtaatatattataaaatatatgatataaCAATACAATTACTACAATTAGATTAGTGCTGGTCCTCTTAGTTGAAGATGAAAAACCTATGTGAaagtgattttgaaattttggtccTTTCATGTTAAGAATTCTAGCTCCGGCCTGAGCTGGGTTGTCAGGATGTGCAATTTTTATGCTCGCTGTCTTACGTTGGTTGTGCCTTATTGTTATGTTCTTTAGATTTACTCTATTCCAAAGAAGAGATCCCTCCTTTTAGGCTGTGTTCTTGTTGTATGTATGTTGTACTTGCCCTATTCTCAATGAATTTGCAAGACAATTAGGCAGGTTATTATTGCCCACACTTGATGGGCCTAATCATCTATAAAACTGttcaagaattaaaattaattatcgCGGACCCAATGGGCTTTCACTGTAAGACCACCTCAAGCAGCAACTATTCATCTACCACTTTACTTCCGCTGTCACAGAATCAAATGAAGGAGCatttttttcacttcaaaACAATCAACTGAAATTAGAAGCAGCAATAGAACAACCAGCCAGGCGCCCACCAGAATACATACTAGAATCATAGATTCATCACCCTCAGACGATATATACAGTGTCTTGACCGCATGCACcctcaaacattaagaattaaaattattaattaaatgaagataatatgataaattcacattttcatattaaaaataaaataaaatcagataataagttctatttttatgaaacactaGCCtttctgcacgcgcttccgcgcttgcgagaggtttttttttaaaaataagtaaatttattttagaattaaaaaagataatgggtagttgtgttccataaaaataggatccattatctgccttttctttttcttttaatttttttaaatatgaaaaagtgtgaatttaccatattatcctcatttaattaataatttgaattcttaatgtttgcattaaccaagggcattttctggtattttgaatgtttcaccattctctgccttttgctttatatatatagattatcttttcttaattttaataaataaaaaataaattaaaatattaaaaaaaaaaaccaatcacGTATGTGCCAAGGAgctaatattatattatatcatTACTATTTGGCTTTTTCAAGGAAAAAGATGGCAAAAGGAAGGAAATCCATTTTCTTATTCAGGTGGTATATAATGGGTAGTTTATCTGCTCCATCATTAGGGTCACCATGTTTCCTTGTTGgggcttctctctctttctactTTCTGcgttctttcttctttttaaaaattgatcaGTTATGTGACAGAAGATGAAAATATGATTTGCTTTATTCGATTTTTTTATTGGTCTTATACAAAGTCTACATTAATACATACACTCTATATATGCCTTGAATAATTTCCCCGAGTTTTGaccaagacaaaaaaaaaaaaaaaaaaaaaaatcctcaaataaaaaacaatagaagaaaattaaaataaactatcAATTTTTaagacacacacacaattaAGATATCAGGAGGATTTAAACATGAGAcctttgattttgatataCAAATTAAGACTATTTTTCATTGAAGTATACCCCGTTAGTCACGTATTCTTTTTAATATGCAATTAACAGTACAagtattttgaaattttgtggaAATTGCCAAGTGGTAAGAGTATTGTTAGGAATCctaaaatttaaatacaatTTGTTAATAATGTCCTCTTGCTGCCAGCTTAACAATTTGAACTTTACAACCCATTgtggaatttggaaattgcCACGAATTTGGACCGCCGCAGGTCATGTTTTACTCTCAAAGGCTTTTccatttgtgtttttttattttttatttattaaaggaGAAGGGAAGTATGGATCAAATCAACCCTAAATAGTAAAGACCGTGGGCAGCTGACTGTTGAATTTATAACCTCAGGAAATTTCTTGGATGGAGTTTCTGTGAACTAACAACCAAAGTCATGCcagtttgtttctttgttgttaCATATGAAATTGTCTTATTATTATGCTGCAGACACAACACAATATTCACCAACTTCGATATGAACTGCATAACAACAAAATGGAAATATTATGGAGAATCAGATCTAAAATACTTGCATCAGTACAAATTAAAGTGATAcaatattatacaaaaatcATCTTTTGCCGGATTGTGTGCCTAACAAGATGCTTATATTGCAAGTCCTGTGAATATTAGCATTTACCAAGTTGATTCTCATTCAAACGTATATATGATTCATGTTCATAAATTTTGACACTATAAACTTCCGTCTCACAACACAAATTTGTCAAGAGAACGTTACTATATACAAATGTTAAATGAACATCCCAAACCTCCAACTGTTTGAAATTCaagttgttttatgtttttatgttATGTGTTTTTTGAGATAAAAGAAcgataatattttattgataagataaacaaaaacaagtacaaagaCAATGTTTATTATGCGAATTAAATCTTAAATCCTAAACCTAAACAATAGAGtttcgataaaaattgaagcacTGTTAATGTCCTGTAGTTGAATTCAAATGACCTGTATGTATGATTGCACGATATATAGTTGTACAAAAACACTGGTATTACACAAATAGtacaaatttttaatttccttttgtcAGCTTTCTGATGTAAAATTGTGATCAGAAATCTGCTACGTACACTCTAATCTATATCAAGAACaatcccaaaaaataataaagaacaaaaatattaacaacTTGGCCTTCAAAACACCCGATTAGGCACCCTGATCTCTCTCACAGTCCTAGAATGCACCAAACTCTCTTCCCTCCGCTTACTTCTGGGACGAAGCAACTTCGACCAAAAcctacttttcttcttctcctcgcTGCCCTCTTTCCCTCTCATTCTCCTTGGAAAATAATTAACCAGCGACCTACTTTTAGTGAGCACATTATTTTCACCACTCAGAAACCAAGAAATGGGGCCCTTTTGCTCATATCCCGGTGCCGGAGACGACAAAGAAGAACCCGAAGAGGATGAGTAATACGACGATAAAGACGACGTCGTCGAAGGAGAGGTGGTAGACAAGGTTCTACGTAGTAGAAGTGGCGAGCCAGAATAAGTTGACAGCTTTTGAGCAAGCCGTTCTAGCTTTTGTCT
This window encodes:
- the LOC18788339 gene encoding uncharacterized protein LOC18788339, with the translated sequence MEKLRRSSNKRKPDIARCKKHPKHQQSPGVCSLCLRQKLERLAQKLSTYSGSPLLLRRTLSTTSPSTTSSLSSYYSSSSGSSLSSPAPGYEQKGPISWFLSGENNVLTKSRSLVNYFPRRMRGKEGSEEKKKSRFWSKLLRPRSKRREESLVHSRTVREIRVPNRVF